The stretch of DNA TGACCTCTCGCGAGGGCGAGGGTGTCGCCCCGGCACACCGTCGGCTCCATGCTGTCCGACGTCACCGTCACGGAATCGATGACCTGCGTCCTGACGACGACCACCGCGATCACCACGATGGCTGCCGCCAGGAAGGCCTTCCGGTTCCGACGCCGGCCGATGGCCCGCTGCATGTCAGATGGGGGTGGGCGGGTCCGCCCAGATCGGATCGTTGTCGTCGAGGTCGCTCTCCTTGAGCCCGACACTGAACTGGTGCATCATGTCGTGATCCTCGTGCGGCAGGTTGTGGCAGTGCACCATGTACTTGCCCTTGTGCGGCCCGAACTTCATGATGACCTTGACCGTCTCGCCCTCACCGACGTAGACGACGTCCTTGGGGCCGAGCTCGTAGTTGAAGGGTGCGCGACCGTTCCGGCTGAGGATCTTGAAGTCGATCAGGTGGATGTGCACCGGATGGAACCACCCGCCTGAGTTGTTCTGGATCTCCCAGACTTCGGTGTCACCCAGATTCGGATCGGCAAGCACCTTCTTGTATCCGGAATCCACGACGTCGTGCCAGCTCTCGCCGTTGAGGTTCCACTCGTTGGTCGTGTCGTCGCGCTGCACGCGGATGTTGCGGACCTTGAACCTGCCCGTGTCGACGAGGTTCATCACCTCGTTGCCGGGGTTCAGCGTTCCCGGGATCGTCGACGACGTGGGGTCGTTCTTGTCGAACGGGTCGTCCACCACGTCGAATGCCATGATCTTGCCCGTGAAGTCGTAGTCGCGGTTGTTCGGATTGCTCAGGTTCCGCAACTCGATGCGCTGCCCGGCCTTGAAGTTCCGGAAATCGATCAACACCTCGTACCGCTCGGCGCTGCCGTGCCGCCACGATGTCACCTGCTGCGATTTCGGCATCAATCCACCATCGGTGGCCACCATGTACATCGGCGCCGCGGGGGAGGTCGTCGGGCGGTAGGACCGCGAGATCGACGCGTTCAGGAAGCGGAAGCGGTAGACCCGCTTCTTGACCTTCATCACCGGCCACGGCGTGCCGTTGGCCAGGATCACGTCGCCCCACAAGCCCGAGTGGCTGCGGTCGTCGTACATCTGGGATCCGTTGGCGGCGAACATCATGTCGGACAGGGTCACCGCGACGTCGAATTCGCCTTGGGGCAGCAGCGCCTGTTCCTGCGGGTCGTGCAGGTGGTACTGCGACGCCAGGCCGGAGTAGGCGTTCTGCGCCGTGTAGTGCACGCCGTGGTCGTGGTACCAGAGCGTGCGCGCGTTTTGGAAGTTCGGGTACTGGTACGTCTTCTTCTGGCCGGGGGCGGTGACGTCGCTGGCGTAACCGTCGTACTGCGGAAGCGATGCCGACCCGTGGAGGTGGGTCGAGATACCCATCGGGGTACCGAATGTCGGGTGCGCCGGCGGCAGGTTGTTGTACATGGTCATCTTGATTCGGCGACCCTGCTGCACGTCGATCCGCTTGGCGGGTACAAGTCCGTCGTAACCGAGGACCGGCGTCTGCAGACCGGGAACGATGCCGGCCAGACCGGGAACGGCCTTGATGTGGTACTCGTCGAACGGGCCGTCGGCATCCGTGCCGACGGTGGGCGTGAGGACGCCGAGCCGGGTGAACGGTGCGGCGAACACCTTGGGCATCTTGGACGTCGGGAGCAGGCTCGCCGAGGAGGCGCTGACGCCAGCACCCCAGGGCAGGGCCAATCCCGCAGCCCCGGCGGCCGCCAGACCGCCGAGCTTGAACACATCGCGCCGTGACACAGCCATGAGAATTCCTTCGACCCGGAGACGTTGACGAGTGGGATGGCGATATGTCGATCCAGGACTCAGGTCTTCGTCGACCGTCCCCGCCACTGGGTCAAGAATCCCGGAGCGGCTCACGATCAGGAACCCCGATCAGGGGGGGATGGAGTCCCCTAAAGTTGGGGAGCACGTGACACCCAGTCACCGACTTGGTATACGTGCGTGCAGGAAACCGGACATCCGCGCATCGAGCCCTGCGAGCGGTCACTCACCGCGCACGGCGTGCGGCATCCTCGACGCGGAGCCGGAACGGGCCCTGCGCTCCTGGGGTGAGGCCGCTGTCGCGGACGTCGCCGACACCCTGAACCCGCTCACGGAGTCGATGGCTTCGTCAACCGCACCGTCTGCCGGTGGAGCTCGCGACGGCCCGGGACGCAGAGAGGTGTCGCCCGGTCGGTCCGGAGACGGGACGTCCAACTCGTCGTGGGTGTGGATGGTGTGCTCGCCCCGGTGGGGCGCCGGCGTGCCTCGGGTCGCTGTCCGCACCCACCGGAACAGCGGTGGAACCGCAGGAGCCCACGTGGCCGGGTTACGGGCGGCTTTGTTCCGCCACGCCGGAAGCGGCTCGGCCGGTCGGGTGCCGCCGTCGCGCCGTGGTGTCCACGGACCGGCGCGACAGCGCTCACCGCGTGACGCCGAGAGCCGGTCTGCGCGTCGACGCCCACGACACACGTCGCCGAGGCCGTGCGGCCCAGCGCCCTGTTGGTCGTGCCGATGCGCCTCGAGGACACCGACGGCCGGGAACGCAGAAGAGCGTGCGGCGGGCCTGCCGGCCCGCCGCACGCTTGGGTGCGGGGTGGATCAGCCAGTCAGAGCGAACGGAGCGCTGACTCCCAGTTC from Nakamurella deserti encodes:
- a CDS encoding multicopper oxidase family protein, whose amino-acid sequence is MAVSRRDVFKLGGLAAAGAAGLALPWGAGVSASSASLLPTSKMPKVFAAPFTRLGVLTPTVGTDADGPFDEYHIKAVPGLAGIVPGLQTPVLGYDGLVPAKRIDVQQGRRIKMTMYNNLPPAHPTFGTPMGISTHLHGSASLPQYDGYASDVTAPGQKKTYQYPNFQNARTLWYHDHGVHYTAQNAYSGLASQYHLHDPQEQALLPQGEFDVAVTLSDMMFAANGSQMYDDRSHSGLWGDVILANGTPWPVMKVKKRVYRFRFLNASISRSYRPTTSPAAPMYMVATDGGLMPKSQQVTSWRHGSAERYEVLIDFRNFKAGQRIELRNLSNPNNRDYDFTGKIMAFDVVDDPFDKNDPTSSTIPGTLNPGNEVMNLVDTGRFKVRNIRVQRDDTTNEWNLNGESWHDVVDSGYKKVLADPNLGDTEVWEIQNNSGGWFHPVHIHLIDFKILSRNGRAPFNYELGPKDVVYVGEGETVKVIMKFGPHKGKYMVHCHNLPHEDHDMMHQFSVGLKESDLDDNDPIWADPPTPI